One genomic region from Planctomycetota bacterium encodes:
- a CDS encoding DUF433 domain-containing protein, translated as MSTASAHSRITIEPGKCGGKPCIRGMRIRVCDVLELLANGATYEEILGDYPCLEREDILAAIAYAARQSNHVVVEVA; from the coding sequence ATGTCAACGGCATCGGCCCACTCCCGCATCACGATCGAACCGGGGAAATGCGGTGGGAAACCGTGCATCCGGGGCATGCGCATCCGTGTCTGCGATGTCCTCGAACTGCTCGCCAACGGGGCGACGTACGAGGAGATCCTCGGGGATTATCCCTGCCTCGAGCGGGAGGACATTCTCGCTGCGATCGCCTACGCGGCGCGGCAGAGCAATCATGTCGTTGTTGAGGTGGCATGA